The following are encoded in a window of Nibricoccus aquaticus genomic DNA:
- a CDS encoding HAMP domain-containing protein → MKRAKVAAKRARKPQSVSAPPDDGAALFMRQLVATLDAVEDGDFSARLPVDRVGLEGRAATSLNAICARMERFNTSLLRLRRQVGEEGKISERLVIGDSVGSWSERIEAINALVDELSQPTVEMGRVIGAVAKGDLAQQMPLELGGRPLKGEYLRTAKLVNGMVGQLGAFSVEVIRVAREVGTEGKLGGQAQVKGVSGVWKELTESVNQMAGNLTAQVRNIADVTIAVAKGDLSRKITVDVRGEILQLKEAINVMVDQLRSFAAEVTRVAREVGTEGKLGGQAVVPGVAGTWKDLTDSVNAMASNLTDQVRNIAGVTTAVARGDLSRKITVDVKGEILELKETINTMVDRLNAFASEVSRVAREVGTEGKLGGQAQVPGVAGTWKDLTDNVNSMGNNLTAQVRNIADVTTAVAKGDLSRKITVDVRGEILELKNTINTMVDQLNGFASEVTRVAREVGTEGKLGGQATVPGVAGTWKDLTDNVNSMASNLTGQVRNIADVTTAVAKGDLSRKITVDVRGEILELKNTINTMVDQLNGFASEVSRVAREVGTEGKLGGQAQVQGVGGTWKDLTDNVNSMANNLTTQVRNIADVTTAVAKGDLSRKITVDVRGEILELKNTINTMVDQLNGFASEVSRVAREVGTEGKLGGQAQVQGVAGTWKDLTDNVNLMAANLTGQVRNIAEVATAVARGDLSRKITVDVKGEILELKNTINTMVDQLNGFAAEVTRVAREVGTEGELGGQAVVPGVGGTWKDLTDSVNAMATNLTTQVRNIADVTTAVARGDLSRKITVNVKGEILALKDTINTMVDQLNGFASEVTRVAREVGTEGKLGGQAQVQGVAGTWKDLTDNVNSMADNLTGQVRNIAEVTTAVAKGDLSRKITVDVKGEILALKDTINTMVDQLNGFASEVTRVAREVGTEGKLGGQAVVPGVAGTWKDLTDNVNSMANNLTTQVRNIAEVTIAVANGDLSRKITVDVRGEILQLKETINTMVEQLRSFASEVTRVAREVGTEGRLGVQAVVPGVAGTWKDLTDSVNAMGANLTGQVRNIAEVTTAVARGDLSRKITVDVKGEILELKNTINTMVDQLNAFAAEVTRVAREVGTEGKLGGQALVPGVAGTWKDLTDSVNVMAANLTDQVSGIVKVVTAVANGNLRQKLTVEAKGEVAALAETINNMTDTLATFAEQVTNVAREVGVEGRLGGQAHVPGTAGTWKDLTGNVNLLAANLTTQVRAIAEVATAVTKGDLTRSIQVDARGEVAELKDNINTMIYNLRNTTETNQEQDWLKTNLTKFARMLQGQRDLSTVGQMLLSELAPLVDAQQGAIYQMDDDDEKVLPSLRLLAGYAQRPGQPNRIAAGEGLVGQCAVERQRILLNDIPAGYTRVHSSLGEASPASIIVLPVLFEGQTKAVIELASLHPFSITHIAFLEQLTQSIGVVLNTIEATMRTENLLQQSQQLTVELQSQQKELQQTNEELAEKASQLADQNAEVERKNREVEQARRALEEKAAELALTSKYKSEFLANMSHELRTPLNSILILGQQLADNGAGNLSNKQVEFARNIHSSGSDLLNLITDILDLSKIESGTVTVDAEEISFVSLRDSIERNFRHIADSKSLPFVVDFQPDLPRMMATDPKRLQQILKNLLSNAFKFTGQGQVTVHVSAPSEGWTATHPVLKRTPHVIAFSITDTGIGIALEKQKLIFEAFQQADAGTSRKYGGTGLGLAISRELATLLGGEIRLASTPGQGSTFTLYLPQYYIEQSPDKVRANPATPVPLVLPAPREDTILDDRESIGSDDQTLLIVEDDPHYGRVLLGLAREKGFKGIVANRGNAALALARQYLPTAITLDIFLPDMLGWTVLNNLKLNPHTRHIPVQIISAEEERSHALTHGAFASTVKPATTEGLDQCFERIKRFVEPHMKRLLVVEDNDIERDSIVELLTHDDIEIATASTGADALEKLLDRTFDCCVLDLRLPDMSGFELLGRIQADATLRDIPIVVFTGKDLSADEEKKLRTMAKSILVKDVQSPERLFDETALFLHRVVSELPEAKQQMLDRLHASNDTLKGRKVLIVDDDARNIFALTTMLENQEMNVISATNGRQAIELIQQQSDIGVVLMDIMMPEMDGYETMREIRKDPRFTALPILSLTAKAMKGDREKCLAAGASDYIAKPVNTNELLSLLRVWLYR, encoded by the coding sequence ATGAAACGCGCCAAAGTCGCCGCGAAACGTGCCCGCAAACCCCAATCCGTGTCTGCGCCGCCCGACGATGGGGCTGCTTTGTTCATGCGGCAGCTCGTCGCCACGCTTGACGCTGTGGAGGACGGCGATTTTTCGGCGCGGCTGCCGGTCGATCGCGTCGGCCTCGAAGGCCGCGCAGCCACAAGCCTAAACGCGATCTGCGCGCGCATGGAGCGCTTCAACACCAGCCTGCTGCGCTTGCGCCGCCAAGTAGGCGAAGAAGGTAAGATCAGCGAGCGCCTCGTCATAGGCGACTCGGTCGGCAGCTGGTCTGAGCGAATCGAGGCGATCAACGCGCTCGTCGACGAACTCTCACAGCCGACCGTGGAAATGGGCCGCGTGATTGGTGCCGTTGCCAAAGGCGATCTTGCCCAACAGATGCCGCTCGAACTCGGCGGGCGTCCGCTGAAGGGCGAATATCTCCGCACCGCCAAGCTCGTGAACGGCATGGTCGGCCAGCTCGGCGCGTTCTCGGTCGAAGTTATACGCGTGGCTCGCGAGGTCGGTACCGAGGGCAAACTCGGCGGCCAGGCCCAGGTCAAAGGCGTGTCGGGCGTGTGGAAGGAGTTAACCGAATCGGTTAACCAAATGGCCGGTAATCTCACGGCGCAGGTGCGTAACATCGCCGACGTGACCATCGCGGTCGCGAAGGGCGATTTGTCCCGCAAAATCACCGTCGATGTGCGCGGTGAAATTCTCCAGCTGAAGGAAGCCATCAACGTCATGGTGGACCAACTACGGTCGTTCGCGGCTGAAGTGACGCGCGTGGCCCGCGAAGTCGGCACCGAAGGCAAACTCGGCGGCCAGGCCGTGGTTCCCGGTGTCGCCGGTACGTGGAAGGATCTCACCGACTCTGTGAACGCGATGGCGTCCAACCTCACCGACCAGGTGCGCAACATCGCCGGCGTGACCACGGCCGTCGCACGCGGTGACTTGTCGCGCAAGATCACCGTCGACGTGAAGGGCGAGATCCTCGAACTGAAGGAAACGATCAACACGATGGTGGACCGCTTGAACGCGTTCGCCTCCGAAGTATCCCGCGTCGCCCGCGAAGTCGGCACCGAAGGCAAACTCGGCGGCCAGGCCCAGGTGCCGGGCGTCGCCGGCACTTGGAAGGATTTGACGGATAACGTGAACTCCATGGGCAACAATTTGACCGCCCAGGTGCGTAACATCGCCGACGTCACCACCGCCGTCGCGAAAGGCGACTTGTCGCGCAAGATCACCGTCGATGTCCGCGGCGAAATTCTAGAGCTCAAGAACACCATCAACACGATGGTCGACCAGCTCAATGGCTTCGCTTCCGAAGTGACGCGCGTCGCCCGTGAAGTCGGGACCGAAGGCAAACTCGGCGGCCAGGCGACGGTGCCCGGAGTGGCTGGTACGTGGAAAGATCTTACAGACAATGTGAACTCCATGGCGTCGAACTTAACCGGCCAGGTGCGCAACATTGCCGACGTGACCACCGCCGTCGCGAAAGGGGATTTATCGCGCAAAATCACCGTGGACGTGCGCGGTGAGATTCTCGAACTCAAGAACACCATCAACACGATGGTCGACCAGCTCAACGGCTTCGCCTCCGAAGTGTCCCGAGTTGCTCGCGAAGTCGGTACGGAAGGCAAGCTCGGCGGTCAGGCTCAGGTGCAAGGCGTCGGTGGCACGTGGAAGGATCTCACCGACAACGTGAATTCCATGGCGAACAACCTGACCACTCAGGTGCGCAACATCGCCGACGTGACCACAGCGGTCGCGAAAGGCGATTTGTCGCGCAAGATCACCGTCGATGTCCGCGGCGAAATTCTAGAGCTGAAGAACACCATCAACACGATGGTCGACCAGCTCAACGGCTTCGCCTCCGAGGTGTCGCGCGTCGCCCGCGAAGTCGGCACCGAAGGCAAGCTCGGCGGTCAGGCACAGGTGCAAGGCGTCGCCGGTACTTGGAAAGATCTTACAGACAACGTGAACTTGATGGCCGCGAATTTGACTGGCCAGGTGCGTAACATCGCCGAGGTCGCGACCGCCGTCGCGAGAGGTGACTTGTCGCGCAAGATCACGGTGGACGTGAAGGGCGAAATCCTGGAGCTGAAAAACACCATCAACACCATGGTCGACCAGCTCAACGGCTTCGCCGCCGAAGTGACGCGCGTCGCTCGCGAAGTAGGTACCGAAGGCGAACTCGGCGGTCAGGCCGTCGTGCCCGGCGTCGGTGGTACTTGGAAGGATTTGACCGACTCCGTGAACGCGATGGCGACCAACCTCACCACGCAGGTTCGCAACATTGCCGACGTGACCACCGCCGTCGCGAGAGGCGATTTGTCCCGCAAGATCACGGTGAACGTGAAGGGCGAGATCCTCGCGCTTAAAGACACCATCAACACCATGGTGGACCAGCTCAACGGCTTCGCTTCTGAAGTGACGCGCGTCGCTCGCGAGGTCGGCACCGAAGGCAAGCTCGGCGGCCAGGCTCAAGTGCAAGGCGTCGCCGGTACGTGGAAGGATCTCACCGACAACGTGAACTCCATGGCCGACAATCTCACCGGCCAGGTGCGTAACATCGCCGAGGTCACGACCGCCGTCGCGAAAGGCGATTTATCCCGCAAGATCACCGTGGACGTGAAGGGCGAAATTCTCGCGCTCAAAGACACCATCAACACCATGGTGGACCAGCTCAACGGCTTCGCTTCCGAGGTGACCCGCGTCGCCCGCGAAGTCGGTACCGAAGGCAAACTCGGCGGCCAGGCCGTCGTGCCCGGTGTCGCCGGTACTTGGAAAGATCTTACCGATAACGTTAACTCCATGGCGAACAACCTGACCACTCAGGTGCGCAACATCGCCGAGGTGACCATCGCCGTCGCGAACGGCGACTTGTCGCGCAAAATCACCGTCGATGTGCGCGGTGAGATTCTGCAGCTGAAAGAAACGATCAACACGATGGTCGAGCAGCTCCGCTCCTTCGCCTCCGAGGTTACGCGCGTCGCCCGCGAAGTCGGCACCGAAGGTCGTCTCGGCGTGCAAGCCGTGGTGCCCGGCGTCGCCGGTACGTGGAAGGATTTGACCGACTCCGTGAACGCGATGGGCGCCAACCTCACCGGCCAGGTGCGTAACATCGCCGAGGTAACGACCGCCGTGGCTCGCGGCGACTTGTCGCGCAAGATCACGGTGGACGTGAAAGGTGAAATCCTGGAGCTCAAAAACACCATTAACACGATGGTGGACCAGCTCAACGCCTTCGCCGCCGAAGTGACTCGTGTCGCCCGCGAAGTCGGCACCGAAGGCAAGCTCGGCGGCCAGGCCCTCGTGCCAGGCGTCGCTGGTACTTGGAAGGATTTGACCGACTCCGTGAACGTCATGGCTGCCAACTTGACCGACCAGGTTTCCGGTATCGTGAAAGTCGTGACAGCGGTGGCCAACGGCAATCTCCGCCAGAAGCTCACCGTGGAAGCGAAGGGCGAAGTCGCCGCGCTCGCCGAGACGATCAACAATATGACCGACACGCTCGCGACTTTCGCCGAGCAGGTGACGAACGTCGCCCGCGAGGTCGGCGTTGAAGGCCGTCTCGGCGGTCAGGCCCACGTGCCCGGCACCGCTGGCACATGGAAGGATTTGACCGGTAACGTGAACCTCCTCGCCGCCAATCTCACCACCCAGGTTCGCGCGATCGCCGAGGTCGCCACCGCCGTGACCAAAGGCGATTTGACGCGCTCCATTCAGGTCGATGCGCGCGGTGAAGTCGCCGAGCTCAAGGACAACATCAACACGATGATCTACAATCTCCGCAACACCACGGAGACGAATCAAGAGCAGGACTGGCTCAAAACCAATCTCACCAAGTTCGCGCGCATGCTCCAGGGTCAGCGCGATCTTTCCACCGTTGGTCAGATGCTCCTCTCCGAACTCGCGCCGCTCGTCGATGCCCAGCAAGGCGCGATCTATCAGATGGACGACGATGACGAAAAAGTCCTCCCCTCCCTGCGCCTTCTCGCTGGTTACGCACAGCGCCCCGGACAACCCAATCGCATCGCCGCCGGCGAAGGCCTGGTCGGCCAGTGTGCTGTCGAGCGTCAGCGGATACTGCTCAACGACATTCCCGCAGGCTATACCCGCGTCCACTCCAGCCTCGGTGAAGCATCGCCCGCCAGCATCATCGTATTGCCCGTACTCTTCGAAGGTCAGACGAAAGCCGTGATCGAGCTCGCCTCGCTCCATCCCTTCAGCATCACGCACATCGCCTTCCTCGAGCAGCTCACGCAGTCCATCGGCGTCGTGCTCAACACCATCGAGGCCACGATGCGCACGGAGAATCTTCTCCAGCAATCGCAGCAACTCACCGTCGAGCTTCAGTCGCAGCAAAAAGAACTTCAGCAGACCAACGAAGAGCTCGCCGAAAAAGCCTCCCAACTCGCCGATCAAAACGCCGAGGTGGAGCGCAAAAATCGCGAGGTGGAACAGGCCCGCCGCGCGCTCGAAGAAAAAGCCGCCGAGCTCGCGCTCACCTCGAAGTATAAATCCGAGTTCCTCGCCAACATGTCGCACGAGCTGCGCACGCCGCTCAACTCGATCCTCATCCTCGGCCAGCAACTCGCGGACAACGGCGCGGGCAACCTCTCCAACAAACAGGTCGAGTTCGCCCGCAACATTCACTCGTCCGGATCCGACTTGCTCAACCTCATCACAGACATCCTCGACTTGTCGAAGATCGAGTCCGGCACCGTCACGGTGGACGCCGAGGAGATCAGCTTCGTGTCGTTGCGTGACTCCATCGAACGCAACTTCCGCCACATCGCCGACTCGAAGAGCCTGCCCTTCGTCGTCGATTTTCAGCCTGATTTGCCACGCATGATGGCGACCGATCCGAAGCGCCTGCAGCAGATCCTGAAGAACCTGCTCTCAAACGCGTTCAAGTTCACCGGCCAGGGCCAGGTCACTGTTCACGTTAGCGCCCCGTCCGAAGGATGGACCGCAACCCATCCCGTGCTGAAACGCACGCCACACGTCATCGCGTTTTCGATCACCGACACCGGCATCGGCATCGCGCTGGAAAAACAGAAACTCATCTTCGAGGCCTTCCAACAGGCCGACGCCGGCACCAGCCGCAAGTACGGCGGCACCGGTCTCGGTCTCGCGATCTCTCGCGAACTCGCGACCCTGCTCGGCGGCGAAATCCGTCTCGCCAGCACGCCCGGCCAGGGCAGCACGTTCACGCTTTACCTGCCGCAGTACTACATCGAGCAGTCGCCGGACAAAGTCCGCGCCAATCCCGCCACGCCCGTGCCGCTCGTCCTTCCCGCGCCACGCGAAGACACCATTCTCGACGACCGCGAATCTATCGGCTCCGACGACCAGACGCTCCTCATCGTCGAAGACGACCCACACTACGGTCGCGTGCTGCTTGGTCTCGCCCGTGAAAAAGGCTTCAAGGGCATCGTCGCGAACCGAGGCAACGCCGCCCTCGCCCTCGCGCGCCAGTACCTGCCCACCGCCATCACCTTGGATATTTTCCTCCCCGACATGCTCGGCTGGACCGTGCTGAACAATCTGAAGCTCAACCCGCACACCCGCCACATCCCCGTGCAGATCATCTCCGCCGAGGAAGAGCGCTCGCACGCGCTCACTCACGGAGCTTTCGCCTCCACCGTAAAGCCCGCCACGACCGAAGGCCTCGACCAATGCTTCGAGCGTATCAAGCGCTTCGTCGAACCACACATGAAGCGCCTCCTCGTCGTCGAGGATAATGACATCGAGCGCGACAGCATCGTAGAACTCCTCACGCACGACGACATCGAGATCGCCACTGCTTCGACCGGTGCCGACGCCCTCGAAAAACTCCTCGACCGCACCTTCGACTGCTGCGTCCTCGACCTCCGCCTGCCCGACATGAGCGGATTCGAGTTGCTCGGCCGCATCCAGGCCGACGCTACCCTGCGCGACATCCCGATTGTCGTCTTCACCGGCAAAGACCTGAGCGCCGACGAGGAGAAAAAACTCCGCACCATGGCGAAGAGCATTCTGGTCAAAGACGTCCAGTCCCCCGAGCGCCTCTTCGACGAAACCGCACTCTTCCTCCACCGCGTCGTCTCGGAACTCCCCGAGGCGAAACAGCAGATGCTCGACCGCCTCCACGCCTCGAACGACACGCTTAAAGGCCGCAAGGTGCTCATCGTCGACGACGACGCGCGCAATATTTTCGCGCTCACCACCATGCTCGAAAATCAGGAGATGAACGTCATCAGCGCCACCAACGGCCGCCAGGCCATTGAGCTCATCCAGCAGCAGTCCGACATCGGCGTCGTCCTCATGGATATCATGATGCCCGAGATGGACGGCTACGAAACGATGCGCGAGATCCGCAAAGACCCCCGCTTCACCGCCCTCCCCATCCTCTCGCTCACCGCTAAGGCAATGAAGGGCGACCGCGAAAAGTGCCTCGCTGCGGGTGCCTCCGACTACATCGCGAAGCCCGTTAACACCAACGAACTCCTCTCGCTCCTGCGCGTATGGCTCTACCGATGA
- a CDS encoding hybrid sensor histidine kinase/response regulator, whose product MALPMTPHEPDPSNQSKPVVNSAHPLDLAAAAPVSLLIVDDEARNLDVLESILSSPDYRLVRALTAERALRELLEGEFAAIILDIQMPEMSGIELAHLIKQRKRTQHIPIIFLTAYFQEDKDVLEGYEIGAVDYLTKPINPQILKSKVSVFVDLFRKTRALAATNTALEQEIIQREHAETSLRVLNNELEARVQARTAELMRLNDELRERGKALRDSERRFRNMADHSPMMLWLTSANGACTYLNRGWSEFTGQKPDDALGDAWFDVIHPEERTPSLGVFHHANLNREAFRHEYRLLRKDGEYRWALNAAVPRFDESGEFLGHIGSIIDITDRKNAERALEQARDLALAGSRAKDDFLATLSHELRTPLNPVLLLASEAASNSDLPVEVRADFDVIARSVALEARLIDDLLDLTRITRGKLALEISAHDIHAILHEAAATVAPDIAQKNLTLTLNLNAPLHIVPGDNVRLQQVFWNVLKNSVKFTPTGGLITVESAVSTAGDRIEIKITDTGIGLTEAETSRAFDAFSQGDHASSPSTHRFGGLGLGLAISRTLIEQHGGSIAASSAGRGHGATFTIELPLAEKDVLTTDDTAGEKSSPTITAEKSAPGAIRGRILLVEDHEPTRVALERLLIRRRFEIVSAASLAEARKAAEPGGFDLLISDIGLPDGNGYDLMAELRTRFNLPGIALSGYGMDEDIARSEAVGFRHHLTKPVRVQALDKALASLIH is encoded by the coding sequence ATGGCTCTACCGATGACACCGCACGAGCCCGATCCATCAAACCAATCCAAGCCCGTGGTGAACTCCGCTCATCCGCTCGACCTCGCCGCCGCCGCTCCCGTCAGCCTGCTCATCGTCGATGACGAGGCGCGCAATCTCGACGTCCTCGAAAGCATCCTCTCCTCGCCCGACTACCGCCTCGTCCGCGCGCTCACCGCCGAGCGCGCCCTGCGCGAGCTCCTCGAGGGTGAATTCGCCGCCATCATACTCGACATTCAGATGCCCGAGATGAGCGGCATCGAACTCGCCCACCTCATCAAGCAGCGCAAACGCACCCAGCACATCCCGATCATTTTTCTCACCGCCTACTTCCAGGAAGATAAGGACGTACTCGAAGGCTACGAAATCGGCGCAGTCGATTACCTCACCAAGCCCATCAATCCGCAGATCCTGAAATCCAAGGTCAGCGTCTTCGTGGATCTCTTCCGCAAAACCCGCGCCCTCGCCGCAACCAACACCGCGCTCGAACAGGAAATCATCCAGCGCGAACACGCCGAAACGTCCCTTCGCGTCCTCAACAACGAACTCGAAGCCCGCGTGCAGGCGCGCACCGCCGAGCTCATGCGCCTCAACGACGAGCTCCGCGAACGCGGCAAAGCCCTCCGCGACAGCGAACGCCGCTTCCGCAACATGGCCGACCACTCGCCCATGATGCTCTGGCTCACTTCCGCCAACGGCGCCTGCACTTACCTCAATCGCGGCTGGAGCGAATTCACCGGCCAGAAACCCGATGACGCGCTCGGCGACGCCTGGTTCGATGTCATCCACCCCGAAGAGCGCACGCCCTCGCTCGGCGTTTTCCACCACGCCAATCTCAACCGCGAAGCCTTCCGTCACGAGTACCGCCTCCTCCGTAAAGACGGCGAATACCGCTGGGCGCTCAACGCCGCCGTCCCGCGCTTCGACGAGTCCGGCGAATTCCTCGGCCACATTGGCTCGATCATCGACATCACCGATCGCAAAAACGCCGAGCGCGCCCTCGAACAGGCCCGCGATCTCGCCCTCGCCGGCTCCCGCGCAAAAGACGATTTCCTCGCCACGCTTTCCCACGAGCTGCGCACCCCGCTCAATCCCGTACTCCTCCTCGCCAGCGAAGCCGCCTCCAATTCCGACCTGCCCGTCGAAGTACGCGCTGATTTCGATGTCATCGCCCGCAGCGTCGCCCTCGAAGCCCGCCTCATCGACGACCTCCTCGACCTCACCCGCATCACCCGCGGCAAACTCGCGCTCGAAATCAGCGCGCACGACATCCACGCCATCCTGCACGAAGCCGCCGCCACCGTGGCCCCCGACATCGCGCAAAAAAATCTCACGCTCACCCTCAACCTCAACGCCCCGCTACACATCGTCCCCGGCGACAATGTCCGCCTCCAGCAGGTGTTCTGGAACGTCCTCAAAAACTCCGTGAAGTTCACCCCCACCGGAGGCCTCATCACCGTGGAGTCTGCGGTGAGCACCGCCGGTGATCGTATCGAAATTAAAATCACCGACACCGGCATCGGCCTCACCGAAGCGGAAACCTCTCGCGCCTTCGACGCCTTCTCCCAAGGCGACCACGCCTCCAGCCCGAGCACGCATCGCTTCGGCGGCCTCGGCCTCGGCCTGGCGATTTCCCGCACCCTCATTGAGCAGCACGGCGGCTCGATCGCCGCCAGCAGCGCGGGCCGGGGACATGGAGCCACCTTCACCATAGAACTCCCCCTCGCCGAGAAAGACGTACTCACCACGGATGATACCGCCGGAGAAAAATCATCGCCCACGATCACCGCGGAGAAATCCGCGCCCGGCGCGATTCGTGGCCGCATTCTCCTCGTCGAAGATCACGAACCCACCCGCGTCGCGCTCGAGCGTCTCCTCATCCGCCGCCGCTTCGAGATCGTCAGCGCCGCGTCACTCGCCGAGGCCCGCAAAGCCGCCGAGCCCGGTGGCTTCGACCTGCTCATCTCCGACATCGGCCTGCCCGACGGCAATGGCTACGATCTCATGGCCGAGCTCCGCACCCGCTTCAATCTGCCCGGTATCGCCCTCAGCGGCTACGGCATGGATGAAGATATCGCCCGCAGCGAAGCCGTCGGCTTCCGCCATCACCTGACCAAGCCCGTCCGCGTCCAGGCACTCGATAAAGCGCTGGCATCGCTCATACACTAG
- a CDS encoding sensor histidine kinase has translation MTLTARLTLVMVALVVATAAAVGFLTYHNLQAVVLPVELARLQSHVQQLAVKLDESVSAARNDAAAFASAAALEGIIRARENDGTDPEGGIPETIWRDRLARRFAAELAAKPYYLKFRLIGTAHEGREIVRVDRFDTYDGIRIVPEPELQPKGSRFFFTETLRLPKGQVYVSPITLNQEDGVIHEPHAPMLRTGVPIHARSGQPFGIILINVDMRPIFARLKAPEHTRGTVYIVNDQGDFLLHPDRAKEFGFDLGKRHRLPDDFPALEGVHTATAPGTRLFRSPDGTEFGAAFTPVKPASGPGVVLVEIVPKDQLLQSTRSVRDSSLLGALLAAACATLLAALLARSLSKPVVQLTTAVKAFASGNSAPLPVAAPGEMGVLARSFHDMRSEVAALRADLEHRVTARTAELEAANKELEAFSYSVSHDLRAPLRAVDGFSDALQTDFGPSLPPDAQRYLAMIREGAQRMGALIDDLLAFSRLSRQPMRLQNHDPARLVREALQDLGGFPKDRSIELKLGELPAASGDPVLLKQVWVNLLSNAVKYTRPRATAVIEIGASLENGRTVYFIRDNGTGFDMKYAHKLFGVFQRLHRAEEFEGTGVGLAIVHRILQRHGGRIWVHAEPDKGTTFFLTLPPPIPAAPVV, from the coding sequence ATGACTCTGACTGCCCGCCTCACCTTGGTGATGGTCGCCCTCGTCGTCGCGACCGCCGCCGCCGTGGGTTTTTTAACCTACCATAATCTCCAGGCCGTCGTCCTCCCCGTCGAACTCGCGCGCCTCCAATCTCACGTGCAACAACTCGCCGTGAAACTCGACGAAAGCGTCTCCGCCGCACGCAACGACGCCGCCGCCTTCGCCAGCGCCGCCGCCCTCGAAGGCATCATCCGTGCCCGCGAAAACGACGGCACCGATCCCGAAGGCGGCATCCCCGAAACCATCTGGCGCGACCGCCTCGCCAGGCGCTTCGCCGCCGAGCTCGCCGCCAAACCCTACTACCTCAAATTCCGCCTCATCGGCACCGCCCACGAGGGCCGCGAAATCGTCCGCGTGGACCGCTTCGACACCTACGACGGCATCCGCATCGTCCCCGAACCCGAACTCCAGCCCAAGGGCTCGCGCTTCTTCTTCACCGAAACCCTCCGCCTCCCCAAAGGCCAAGTCTACGTCTCCCCCATCACGCTCAACCAGGAGGACGGCGTCATCCATGAGCCCCACGCCCCCATGCTCCGCACCGGCGTGCCCATCCACGCCCGGTCCGGCCAGCCCTTCGGCATCATCCTCATTAACGTCGACATGCGCCCCATCTTCGCGCGCCTGAAAGCACCCGAGCACACCCGCGGCACCGTCTACATCGTCAACGACCAGGGCGACTTCCTCCTCCACCCCGACCGCGCCAAAGAATTCGGCTTCGACCTCGGTAAACGCCACCGCCTGCCCGACGATTTCCCCGCGCTCGAAGGCGTGCATACCGCCACCGCCCCCGGCACCCGACTCTTCCGCAGCCCCGACGGCACCGAATTCGGCGCTGCCTTCACGCCGGTCAAACCCGCCTCCGGCCCCGGCGTCGTCCTCGTGGAGATCGTGCCCAAAGATCAACTACTCCAGTCCACCCGCTCCGTCCGCGATTCCAGCCTCCTCGGCGCGCTTCTCGCCGCCGCCTGCGCCACCCTCCTCGCCGCCCTCCTCGCCCGCTCCCTCAGCAAACCCGTCGTCCAGCTCACCACCGCCGTCAAAGCCTTCGCCTCCGGCAACTCCGCGCCCCTCCCCGTCGCCGCCCCCGGCGAGATGGGCGTCCTCGCCCGCTCCTTCCACGACATGCGCTCCGAAGTCGCCGCCCTCCGCGCCGACCTCGAACACCGCGTCACCGCCCGCACCGCCGAACTCGAAGCCGCCAACAAGGAACTGGAAGCCTTCAGTTACTCCGTCTCCCACGACCTCCGCGCCCCGCTCCGCGCCGTCGATGGTTTCTCCGACGCCCTCCAGACCGACTTCGGTCCCTCGCTACCGCCCGATGCGCAGCGCTACCTCGCCATGATCCGCGAGGGCGCCCAGCGCATGGGCGCGCTGATCGACGACCTCCTCGCCTTCTCCCGCCTCAGCCGCCAGCCGATGCGCCTCCAAAATCACGACCCCGCGCGCCTCGTCCGCGAAGCCCTCCAGGATCTCGGTGGCTTTCCCAAAGATCGCTCCATCGAACTCAAACTCGGCGAACTCCCCGCCGCCTCCGGCGACCCCGTCCTCTTGAAACAAGTCTGGGTCAACCTCCTGTCCAACGCCGTCAAATACACCCGCCCCCGCGCGACCGCGGTGATCGAGATCGGCGCCAGCCTCGAAAACGGCCGGACGGTTTACTTCATCCGCGACAACGGCACCGGCTTCGACATGAAGTACGCCCACAAACTCTTCGGCGTCTTCCAGCGCCTCCACCGCGCCGAGGAATTCGAAGGCACCGGCGTCGGCCTCGCCATCGTCCACCGCATCCTCCAACGCCACGGCGGCCGCATCTGGGTCCACGCCGAGCCCGATAAAGGCACCACCTTCTTCCTGACACTTCCCCCACCGATCCCAGCCGCCCCCGTTGTATGA
- a CDS encoding response regulator encodes MNDSHAVEILLVEDNPHDLELTLRALKKAGIANRIQVARDGAEALEFIFCEGPHATRRIDDVPKVILLDLKLPKVDGLEVLQRVKGDPRTKAIPVTILTSSKEQRDIVESYHLGVNSYIVKPVNFESFSTAVQNLGLYWLLLNQPPA; translated from the coding sequence ATGAACGATTCCCACGCCGTCGAAATTCTCCTCGTCGAAGACAACCCGCATGACCTCGAACTCACCCTGCGCGCGCTCAAAAAAGCCGGCATCGCCAACCGCATCCAAGTCGCCCGCGACGGTGCCGAGGCCCTGGAGTTCATTTTCTGCGAAGGCCCCCACGCCACCCGCCGCATCGACGATGTCCCCAAAGTCATCCTCCTCGATTTGAAACTCCCCAAGGTGGACGGCCTCGAAGTGCTCCAACGCGTCAAAGGCGATCCGCGTACCAAGGCCATCCCCGTCACCATCCTCACCTCCTCGAAAGAGCAGCGCGACATCGTCGAAAGCTACCACCTCGGCGTGAACAGCTACATCGTGAAACCGGTGAACTTCGAAAGCTTCTCCACCGCCGTCCAAAACCTCGGCCTCTACTGGCTCCTCCTCAACCAGCCCCCCGCGTAA